TCTATCAGCACGCTGATAGTGATTATTCTGGCGATTATTTTCCGCGCGCTGGTCGTGGAGTGCTTAGACCCACTGTTTTTACGCGGGCAAAGCCGCCGTAGCAGCTGGGTACATAGCGTTTTTCTAGGGCTATTGGTGCTGAATTTAACCGCGGGTTTCCAAACCTTGGGCACGTTAATGGCCGTGGGCTTAATGATGCTGCCTGCCACTGCGGCGCGGTTTTGGAGTAAGCGGCTGGAAGGTTTGATAGGTATTGCCGTGGTATTAGCCATGATCGCTAGTACCGGCGGGTTATTGATTTCGTTTCATCTTGATACCCCGTCAGGGCCGAGCATTATTTTGCTGGCTGGGGTGGGCTATCTACTGTCGGCACTGTTCGGCCGCTATCACAGCTTAGCCGCTAAGCTGCGGCGTAAGACAACGCCGTTAGCACTTGAACAGTCGTCATAACTCTTTGTTATCTTTAAAGGAGCATTGTATGTCGCTTTTCTCTTCGTCGCGCTGGTGGGTGGGTGTTTCTGCCATGTTGGCACTGCCTGCAGCAATGGCTAACGACCGCGTTCAGGTGGTTACCAGCTTCTCTATTTTGGCCGATATGGTCGAAAACGTGGGCGGCGAGCATGTTGAGGTGACATCGCTTGTCGGCCCTGACGGCGATGCTCATGTCTATTCGCCAAGCCCAGGCGACGCCCGTGCGTTGGCCGGCGCTGATGTGGTGGTCTTTAACGGATTGCTGTTTGAGGGCTGGATGGAGCGCTTGATTGAGTCGAGCGACTATACGGGCGCACTGGTCACCGCAACGAACGGCATTCAGCCCCGCGCCTTTGCCGAGCACGACCATGACGACCATGGGCATGACGACCATGGGCATGACGACCATGGGCATGACGACCACGGGCATGACGACCACGGGCATGACGACCACGGGCATGATGATCTCAGCCACGACGAGCATGACCACGGCGATGATGATCCGCACGCTTGGCAAGATATGCAGCAAGCAAAGGTCTACGTTACCAATATTCGCGATGGTTTAATCGAAGCCGACAGCGCCAATGCTGAAAGCTACCAGGCCAACGCCGAGCGTTATTTAGCGGAGATTGACGAGGCTGATCGTGAAATTCGTGACGTGTTGAGTGACATTCCCGCTTCCGCCAGTGTGATTACTGGCCATGACTCGTTTGGTTACTTCTCTAACGCTTATGGGGTCAACTTCCTTTCACCGGTCGGCCTTTCTACCGAAGCTGACCCCAGCGGCGCCAGCATGGCCGCACTTGTGGATGTCATCGAACAGGAAAACGTGCAGGCCCTGTTCCATGAAAACATGACCAACCAGGCGATCATCAATCAGCTCGCCGAAGAAACCGGCCTACCGATTGCTGGCACGCTGTATGCCGATGCACTGGCCAGTGAAGGCGATGCCGGCACTTACCTAGGCATGATGCGTCATAATGCGAACGTGCTGCACTCAGCATTGGCTCAGCCGGGTCATGACGATCATGCTCATGAACACGACCATCATGGTCATGATCATTAAGCGAAAAAGTTAACTATTGAATACCGCCGCTTGGCGGTATTTTTTTGCGTTGCATTTTTCCCCGAGGATGGGGAGACTTGCACCACTGCTGCGAATTCACCCCTGCAAAGAGCCAACACCATGCGCCTGAACGCCGATTTTAGCCACTTTGCCTGTGTCACGCCGGATCAGTATCGTTGGGTGGACTCCCCCAGTGCTGGTGTGGAGCGCATGATGCTAGACCGCATTGGCGACGAAGTAGCCAGAGCCACTAGCCTGGTACGCTACGCGCCGAATAGCCAGTTCAGCCGCCATACTCACGGCGGTGGTGAAGAGATTTTGGTGCTGGATGGGGTCTTTGCCGATGAACACGGCCGCTATCCGGCAGGCAGTTATTTGCGCAACCCGATTGGCACTGGCCATACCCCGCAAATAGGCGAAGAGGGGGCACTAATTTTGGTGAAGCTGCACCAGTTTGATGAAAATGACATTCTTCAGTTGGCAGTGCCTGCCCACCGCTTACCCTGGCAGCCCGACCGGCGGCCCGGCATTACTTACAAAATGCTGCACACTTATAGTTCAGAACAGTATGGTCCAGAGCGGGTCAGCCTAGAGCGTTGGGAAGCCAATACACTGGTGTCTTATCCGCCGCTTGCCGGTGGTTTAGAGCTTTTTGTGCTGGAGGGCTCGCTACTCAGTGACGGGCAGGAGTACTCTACCGGCAGTTGGTGCCGCTACCCAGTAGGTGCGGCACCTCAGTTACGCGCGGGTAGCGAAGGCGTGCAGCTTTATTTAAAACGCGGGCACTTAGCCGCTGTTAAGCTACCCAGCTAATCTACAAAACTGTTTACAAATCTAGCCTACCAAGCCAATAAACGGCAGCAGCGTTAATAGGGCGATCAGCACCACGGCAACTATTACCAGTACGACTTGCACGGGGTGGGCGAGGAAGCGCCGCCATAATGTTGGTGCATTGCCACTGGCAACCGCTTCTTCGTGCTCTCGCCGTGCTTTGGCTTGGCGGTTTTCCTGATACGCCGCCAGAGCCGCTTCAGCAGCCTCGCGCTGAGCGGTGTCACGCAGCCAAATTGCATCGACACCCAGGCGAAAAAAACCCGCTTGGGTTTCATACACATCAAAGCCTTGCTCGTCTAGCAGCTGGCGTACTTCCAGCGCCTCTTCATCCGTTACGTGGCGCAGCCGAAACAGCAAGTGGGCCATATTTAGTCGCCCATGGCCGCCATACGGTCTGCCTGAATCACTTCGATCCAGTAGCCATCTGCATCTTTGACAAAGATAACGTCTTTCATCTTGCCCTGATCCGCACGCTTGATGAACGTCGCTTCGTGCTTATCAAACCATGCTTGAGCAGCTTCTAAGTCAGGTACGCAGAAGCATATATGACCAAACCCTTGGGGTTCAGCGTTACCGTCGTGATAGGCAAAATCCTGCTGATCTTCTGTACCCCAATTATGCGTCAACTCCAGCAAGCCTTTCTGACTGAAAGTCCAGGCAGTGCGTGTTTGAGTATCTTCCGGCACGTTATCGCTGTCTTCCACATTGGCTAGGAAGTAGAGCGAAAACTGCATCTCTTCAAAATCCAACCGGCGTAGTACCTGCATTCCAAATACCTTGGAGTAGAACGCTAGTGCGCGTTCGGGATCTTTCACCCGCAGCATGGTGTGATTTAAGCGAAACCCTTGGGTTTGCGGCGCAGCGGATGCGACACCGGGATGCTGCTCGCCTTGAAACGACATAAGCTCTCCTATTTCTTTCTAAAAAACTGTTTGCACACAAATACGTTGACGAACCTTAAAACCTGTACAAAACTTTAACCACCTGTAATATTCAATCAGCTTTGCAGTATGCAGCTTATCAATTCCTGATTCGAACACCTTACATCAACATGCGGTATTAATACCGTAACTGTGGGCACTATTTAGATATTTCTAGCCCACCCCATGAGAGCCTATGAGCGTCTATGAGAGAGGAGCCAACATGTCTCGTGACCGCAACGTGCTGGGTGAACCGTTAACCCCATGCTGCCATGACCCTAAGACCGGTTTCTATCGTGACGGCTTTTGCCGCACGGGGCCTGATGATGCTGGCAGACACTCAGTATGCGCGATGGTAACCGCAGAATTTCTAACGTTTTCAAGAGCCCAAGGCAACGACCTAGTGACTCCACGCCCAGAGTATGGATTTCCAGGCCTGCAACCCGGTGACCGTTGGTGCATCTGTGCCAGTCGCTGGCAAGAAGCTGCCCAGGTTGGCTTGGCCCCACCGATTGTACTGTCTGGTACCCATGAGAAAACGCTAGAGATCATCCCACTCATTACGCTGCGACAGCATGCATTAGACGCCGTGCATTAAGCGCATCCGTTATGAACCTCTGGAATTTCTATGCAAACCTTCTACACTGATATTTCATCATCTTTACAACACTAGATCATAGCCACTTTCGTCATCTGTAGCATTTCTATAAAAAACAATGTGATGCCCCACTGAAGGCAGCCACCCGGAGTTTGTCATGACCGCAATTGATATGACCCTCGGCGACCACCTAACGTTAAAGCAGTTAGCCCATGCCATAAACAATGGCTTTTCACCGATTGTGGAAGTTGAATCAATGGACGGTATCTATAAGGTTCGCTTCCATCACGCTAATGGTGTTTCTGATTTAACCAATGCCCAGGGCCATGTCAGCACGTTTTTGGGCACCGGTGAAATTCGCGACACCCTTGGCCAGCTGGGTCTTACCCACGGGGTGCTTACTTTCGCCGACCAGTGTGGCGATGAAATGATTGGTGTCGAGGGTAAAGCAATTACGCCCGATGAAATGCTCACCTACGGAACGCGCATTTCGTTTCGCTGATATTTGCGAGTAGAGTTTCCCAGGCTTTACAGATTGACCTAAGCCAAGGATAGTACCATCACGACAGGGGCGCCTGCGCTTAGTGGGCTGAGAAGCACCCTTTGAACCTGAACCGGATAACACCGGCGTAGGGAGTCGTGGTGCCGCAGCACCACCTCCCGGCCGGGAGGACATTATGCCTTCACGCCCGCTCGGCGATTACCTCAGCGCTCTACGCGCTACCACACCGTTGGTACATTGCATTACTAACTATGTGGCGATGAATAGCACCGCTAACCTGCTCTTGGCGACAGGTGCGTCCCCCGCTATGCTGCATGCTCAGGAAGAAGTAGCGGAGTTCACAGCTATTTCTGGCGCGCTTTCTATCAATATTGGCACCCTCTCTTCCCCTTGGGCTGACGCCATGGTCATTGCCGCGCGCACTGCCCAGGAAAACCATATTCCATGGGTGCTTGATCCAGTCGCTGTTGGCGCCACGGCATTTCGCCAGCGCCTTTGCGAGACATTGCTGGCCTATCAACCCTGCGTTATTCGTGGCAACGCCTCAGAAATTCAAACACTCAACGGATTGACCAGCCAAGGTCGCGGAGTTGATGCGACTGCTAGCACCCAAGAAGCCACAACGACAGCGATTGCACTAGCCCAGCAACATCGCTGCGTGGTGGCGGTAACTGGCGAGACCGATTTCATCACTGACGGCACTAACCATTATCAGCTTAAAGGCGGGCACCCGCTAATGCCCCGCGTGACGACCTTGGGCTGTGGCCTGAGTGCACTGGTGGCAAGCTTTGTAGCCGCAAACCGCGAGCAGCCGCTGGAGGCCAGCCTAGCTGCCTTGGCGTGTTTTAGCATCGCTGGAAGCCTTGCAGGAGAGCAGGCTCAAGGCCCTGGTAGTTTCCAGGTGGCGCTATTGGACGCATTGTATCAGTTGACGCCCGACGACCTCTCTACCCTTGCTCAATTGGAGGCGGTACATGCCGTTTGATCTCTCCCTCTATTTAGTCACCGATGCTGGGCTGTGTGCCGACATTGGCCTTGAAAAAACGGTTGAAGCCGCTGTGCAAGGCGGCGTTACCATGGTGCAGCTACGTGATAAATACGCTAGCGACGAGCAAATGATCGTCCAGGCAAAACGTCTCAAAGCGATGCTGGCAGGTAGTGGCGTGCCGCTGATGATTAACGATCGTCTGAACGTGGCAGTAGCCAGTCAGGCCGATGGCTTACATGTTGGCCAAAGCGACATGGCCGTTCAAGAAGCTCGAAACACGCTTGGCCAACACGCCATTATCGGGCTTTCGATTAACACTCTAGCCCAACTCCAGGGCGCCCCCATCGAGCTGCTTGATTACGTCGGTTTAGGGCCCGTGTTTGCCACCGTCAGCAAGCAAGACCATGCCCAGCCAATTGGTTTTGACGGGTTGGCACAGCTTGCCAATGCTTGCCAACTTCCCAGCGTCGCGATCGGCGGACTAAAGGCTGAACACATTGCCAAGGTGAAAGCCGCTGGGGCTAACGGTATCGCGGTTATTTCTGCCATCTGCGGCCAGCCAGACCCGCGCCTGGCAGCACAGGCTTTCCTCGCGCAATGAACCAGCTCGATCATATCGCTGCGTTTGTGAAAGTCGCGGAGCTGGGTAGTTATACCCGCGCGGCCGAGGCGCTAGACCTTTCCCGCACACGGGTGTCTCGCCAAGTGATGGCGCTTGAAGAGGCATTAGGGGCTCGGCTTATTCAGCGCACTACTCGGCGGCTGCACCTCACTGAAGCAGGCGAACGCTATCTCGTTCGTGCGCAAAGCATTTTGCTCGCTTTAGACGAGGCAGCGGCAGAAATAGGCAGTGGCACCAGTACGGTGAGCGGGCGGCTACGCATCAACGGCCCGATGAGCTTCGGCACACGTTATCTTTCGCCACTGGTTGCGCAGTTTATGCAAACGCACCCAGAGCTTGAGGTGCGTTTGGATCTCAATGATCGCCGCGTTGATTTGCTGGAAGAGGGCTACGACGTCGCCATTCGCATTGGCAACTTGCCAGATTCTAGCCTGGTGGCGCGACGACTCACCCGGTGTCAGATGCTGTTCTGCGCCTCGCCTGACTACCTCGCTCAGCATGGCACGCCTATGGATATTGAAGAGCTGTCCTCTCACCGCTGCCTGCGCTACCGAAGCGGCCAAAACAATGGTGACTGGCGGATTGGCCATCAACTCCTTAGTGTTTCTGGGCCACTAGAAAGCAATAACGGCGATATGCTGACGCATGCGGCGGAAGCAGGCTTAGGGATAGCACAGCAGCCCAGCTTTTTAGTCACCGATAGCCTTGTTAGTGGGCGTCTAGTACCCATTTTGCAGAATTTACCGCCTGCTTTGCTGGAAATTAATGCCCTCTACCCGGCCCGCCGCTACTTACCTGCCAAGGTAGAGCGCTTTATTGAGCTATTGGCAGCGGCGTGGGGGGATCCACCGGTATGGGAAATCGAGCTCGGATTGTCGCCTATTCCGCAACAGTGAAGTGCAGTAATAGTGGATTATCTCAGTGTCTTTCATCCGTAAAGTAGCGTTATCGCATCCAGCGTGATGCCCGCAACTAAGAGAGATGACTATGACCACGGCTAACACTACACCACTCACCCTCCACGCCACCGCCTTGCTGCGCATCAGCTTGGGCGTGATGGCCTTAGCTCACGGCTTGCTTAAGGTATTTGTCTTCACCCTGCCAGGCACCGTCGGCTATTTTGAGTCCTTGGGATTACCGGGCGTTCTGGCGTACTTAACCATTACTGCCGAAATAGGCGGAGGCTTAGCGCTTTTACTGGGCATCTATACTCGCTGGGTGAGTCTTGCCCTCGTGCCGGTGCTGCTAGGCGCTGCTTCGGTCCACCTGGGTAATGGCTGGCTGTTCTCTAACGCTGGCGGCGGCTGGGAATTCCCTATTTTTTGGACGATTGCCCTTCTGGTACAGGCAGGCCTGGGCGGCGGTAGCGCTGTTGTCAGCCGCAAATTCGCTTAACCGCTCCGCCCGCATTGGCTTCGGCTTGTGCGGGCATCATTAGCCCCCTATAGGCTAACGGAGGTACTAAGATGCTACCCAGTCTGTTTATTTCCCATGGCTCACCCATGCTGGCGCTGAATACAACGCCAGCCCACACCTTTTTACGCGAACTGGGGAAGCGCCTTTCCCCTCGCGCGGTGGTCGTCGTATCAGCCCACTGGGAGAGCCTTACGCTTAATGTCAGCACTAGCGCACACCCAGAGACAATTCATGATTTTGGCGGGTTCCCACAAGCCCTCTTCGAGTGCCAGTATCCGGCTCCTGGCGACCCAGAACTGGCTAAACGAATTGCGATGATGCTGGGAGCCGAATGCGTAGAGCGAGGCTTTGATCACGGCGTCTGGGTGCCGCTTTCATTGATGTTTCCAGAAGCGAATGTGCCGGTCGTTTCCCTGTCGCTACCTGTGCGCTGGGGAAATGACGCACTAGTGACGCTAGGCGAGCGCCTATCCACCCTGCGAGAAGAAGGAGTTCTGATCATTGGCTCGGGCAGCCTGACCCATAATTTATATGAAATCCTGCCCCAGGGCAGCCTCGCCCCCGCATGGGTACATGAGTTTTCCCATTGGGTTAGCGAACATATTGAAGTCAATGATCGCCAAGCGCTACTCAGTTGGGAGCACGCTCCAAAAGCGCTTGAAAACCACCCGACCCCTGAACACTTCCAACCCTTGCTGGTGGCCATGGGGTCAGGTGGCGCTGCGACTCAGCTACACCACAGCGTAGAGCATGGCGTGCTGGCGATGGATGTTTACGCGTTTAGCTAACAGCAATACCTAAAGATACAGGTTGGGCTTTTCGGGCAGAGCTAAGATCACGCATTAAAAGCGCAAACTCAATCTGCTCAGGGCTAATGCTGACACCTGGCACGGGGAGGCGTACCCGATGCCCCGAGCCAGGTGCAGCGTGTTGGGCTTCGCCGCGCACGTTTTCCATGCGTTCAAGCACAAAGCGGTGATTGCCACTTGGCAGCATGAGCTCCATGCTATCGCCCACTTCAAAGCGATTTTTAACCTCAATGTCCAACCAGCCACGAATGGGGTCGTAGCCCAGCACTTCACCGACAAACTGTTGGTGCACACCGATGGAGCTACCCTGCTCATAACTTTGAAACTCATCGTGCACATGACGGCGATAGAAGCCTTCGGTATACCCTCTGTTCGCTAAGTTCTCTAGCTCGTCCATTAACCCCATATTAAAGGGGCGGCCTGCAACGGCGTCATCGATTGCGCGGCGGTAAACCTGCGTGGTCCGTGCGACGTAGTAATGGGATTTTGTCCGCCCTTCGATCTTGAGCGATGCTACCCCCATTTTTGTCAGGCGAGCCACGTGCTGTACTGCACGCAAATCCTTGGAGTTCATAATGTAGGTGCCGTGTTCATCTTCATACACAGGCATCAGCTTGCCGGGGCGAGTGACGTCTTCAATCAGCGCCGAAAGTTCGCTCTGATCAGCCCCCACCATTCTACCGCCATGCTGAGCTGGCATCAGGTCGCCCGTATCATCCTGGGTAGCTGCTATGGTGTTGTATTTCCAACGGCATGCATTGGTGCAGGTGCCTTGGTTGGGGTCGCGGTGGTTGAAATAGCCCGATAACAAGCAGCGCCCAGAGTAGGCAATACATAGCGCACCATGAACGAAGGTTTCGATCTCTAAACTGGGGCACTCGGCACGTATTTCGCCAATCTCATCAAGGGATAGCTCTCGAGACAAAATGATACGGCTGATGCCCTGGCGCTGCCAGAACTGCGCGGCGGCCCAATTCACTACATTGGACTGCACCGACAGATGGATCTCTTGATCTGGCCATCGATCACGAATCATCATAATCAAACCGGGGTCTGACATAATCAGCGCATCAGGCCCGGCCTCAATCACCGGTTCCATATCCCGAAGATAGGTTTTCAACTTGCTGTTGTGCGGGGCAATGTTGGAAGCAACATAGAACTTCTTACCTCGCGCATGAGCGTACTCAATACCACGGTGCAAATTATCGATTTTAAAATCGTTGTTACGCACTCGAAGTGAATAGCGAGGCTGACCCGCGTAAACCGCGTCTGCCCCATAGGCAAACGCGTAACGCATATTTTTAAAGGTACCCGCAGGCGAGAGTAATTCGGGAGCTTGCATAGACAGTCACCGTTATCAGGACGATGGCGCAAGTGCGCAGTGTTGAAAGTGCCGGATTATAACCAGCTCACACAGCCTGTCTTGCTCAGCTATCTACTTTGCTGATCCAGATCAAAAAGTAATGGTCACAAGCCTCTTTTGACACTTACGACGATTAATAACAGCGGTGTTTTATGCCGTTGGGCGGGGTTTTAGCGTCGTGCGGCGGTCATGGTAGGCAATCGCTAATCCGCTACCCATAATCAGCACACTGCCCACCCATACCCACAAATCGGGCAGCTCTCCCCAGAACCACCAGCCGAGCAGCACCGCCCAGAGCATCGCCGTGTAATCAAACGGTGCGGCAATTGCGGCAGGGGCAAAGCGGAATGCCAGGGTAATAAACGCGGTCGCTCCAATACCTAAAACACCCGCGGCCAAAAAACCAAGCCAGTGCCAAGGCTCTGGAGTTTGCCAAACCCAGGGCAAACTCAGAGTAGTGACAACAAATGGCACTAACGTCATATAGAACACCATTGCCCATAGGTGCTCCCGAGCACCATAGCGCCGCGCGGTAATCATCATCAGGGCATAAAAAAAGGCCGCTCCTAAAAGCGTTAGCGTGCCAAGCTGGAATGCATCTCCACCGGGGCGAACCACAATCAGCACGCCGGCAAAGCCAACTAGCGACGCGATTAATACGGGTGGATCGATCCGCTCACCGAGCAACGGCACCGACAGCAGCGTCACAAACAAAGGCGCCACAAAAGCGATAGCCGTGGCTTCTGCAAGCGGCAGTAGGGTAAGCCCCCAGACAAAACACACCATCGTGGCGGTATAAATCAGCCCCCTTAAAAGGTGTACACGGGGGCGCTTGGTACGCAACTTGCGCAATCCTCCCGCAAAATGCGCCAACAGCGCAATTAGCGGCAATGACACCAGCGTACGAAAAAAAATAATCTGCAGTGGCGAGTGTACTTCACCCAGCCACTTCGATACCGCGTCACCAAGCGCTAAGAACAGAACCCCTAAGCACATACAGAGGATACCTTTTAACGACGTAGTCACGACGCTCTCCTTTGCCCTCCGGACACTTTATCAGCCGGGATTAAACAACTAATAAAAAACCCCGCCAATGTGTCACTGGCGGGGTCGTGGGTCTAACGTGGATTTACAAACTTGCGTTGACCACCATGCATTCCATCCCCTGCGCCTGGAGCGTCCTACAAGCGCGCCTGGCGCGAGCTTCGTCCAGGGCTACAACACGGGCTCGGAACACCGGCGTTTGTCCACCTAACGTATCAATAGCAACCCGACCGCCTACTTCATGGGGGAGTCGCTGGGCTGCCTGACGTGCCAACTGCTCAGCTCGTGCCGCTTGGCTAAAAGCGCCTACCTGTATCCCCCAGCTGCCTGCAGAAACAGCTCCCCGGGGCGTAGCCGCCAACTGACGCTCACGCTCAAGAAAAGCATTCAGCGGGTCTGGAGCGTTTGCGACGGGAGCCTCTGAGGATGCCTCCATGGAGCGCGCAAGACGATCTTCAATTTCAACAGCTGGCGCAGCAGCAGATGAAGGAGAAAGCGTTGTCGCCATTACATTGTTTGCGGCCGCTGCGTTACTCGCCATGACAGGACGATTAGAGGCTGACGGTGCCGGCACGGGACGTTGGCTAGGCGTGCCAGAAAAAGCCATAAACTCGCTAGAAAAATTAGTATTCGCCAGCCATGTCTGCTGGTCACGCAGTGCCGCACGAGCAAAGCTGCGATCCAACAGATTCGCCATATGAGTATCACGAGACGCCCCACTGAAGCCGCCCATTACAATCCCTACCAAACGACGATCGCCATGAACAGCCGTTGTCGCCACATTGAAACCAGATGCGCGAATAAAACCTGTTTTAAGACCATCCGCACCGGGGTAGTTTTTCACTAAACGGTTATGGCTGGTGTGCCGCGTACCGCGATAGGTGAATTCTTGTAGCCCAAAGTAATGGTAGTACTGGGGGAAGTCCTGCATCACTCTCACAGAGAGCGTCACCATATCCCGTGCCGTCGTAATCTGCTGGTTATCAGGCAAACCAGAAGCATTACGGAATGTGGTGGCATTCATCCCTAGCTCGCGAGCCTTAGCGGTCATTAGCTGTGCAAAACGTTGCTCACTGCCACCTAAAGCTTCAGCAACCACGACGGCAACATCATTAGCAGAGCGCACTGCCAATGCACGAATAGCGGAATCAACAGGAATAGTACTGCCCGCAGAGAGCCATAGTTTTACAGCAGGCATAGCCGCAGCTTGAGCAGACACAGGAAGTGGCTGGTTAAGGCTAAGCCGGCCATTTTCCAATGCTTCAAACGTAAGGTAAAGCGTCATCATCTTGGTTAACGATGCGGGGTAGCGACGCTCATCGGCATTTTCGGCGTACAGCACCTCTCCATTTTCCAAATCCACAACAATGCCTGCATAACGCGGATTTGCATGAGCACTCGATATTGCACCCAGCAGCAATACCATTAAAGACAGCGGAAGCCACCAACGCACAACTATCGTTGCGCACATTCCCCTTGTTGCCATACATGCCCCTTTCTTGTTTTGCGGTGGTATCACACTACCAAAAATTAACCTACATACCGTATTAAGAAATCTAAGACTAGCACGGTAATCCAGCAAGTGAATTAATAAAGCAGTATATATAGACTGAAAATACTATGAATAGACCAAAAAAAACCGACCCTAAGGGGTCGGCTTTCATTTTTGTTGAGCAACAGTACAGAAACTTACTCTTCTGCAGCTGCTTCTTCAACAACCGGACGGTCAACTAGCTCAACGAACGCCATGGGCGCGTTGTCGCCTGTGCGGTAACCGCACTTGAGAATACGGATGTAACCACCCGGACGCTCGGCATAACGCGGACCTAGCTCGTTGAACAGTTTGCCGACGGCTTCTTTGGAGCGCGTGCGGGCAAATGCCAAACGGCGGTTTGCAACGCTATCCTGCTTGGCTAGGGTAATCAGCGGCTCGATAACGCGACGCAGTTCCTTGGCCTTAGGCAGGGTTGTCTTAATGACTTCATGTTCGACCAGCGAGACAGACATGTTCTTAAACATGGCCTGACGATGCGAGCTGGTACGATTCAGATGACGACCACTCTTACGATGACGCATGGTTGTAATTCCTTACCAAACTGGGACTCAAGTCGACACTCACGCGGAGGCCTTGTCGTCCTTCAGGCTAGCGGGTGGCCAATTTTCCAACCGCATGCCGAGGGACAAGCCACGCGCTGCCAATACGTCTTTGATTTCATTCAAAGACTTTTTACCAAGATTCGGTGTCTTCAGCAGCTCAACTTCAGTGCGCTGAATAAGATCACCAATGTAGTAAATATTCTCGGCTTTTAGGCAGTTAGCGCTGCGAACTGTCAACTCAAGATCGTCTACGGGGCGCAATAGGATAGGATCAACAAGATCCTCTTCCTCTTCGACTTCCTGTTCTTTATCAGCTTCCAGGTCGACGAAGGCGGCCAGCTGCTCTTGCAGAATGGTCGCACTGCGACGGATAGCCTCTTCCGGATCCAGTGTACCGTCGGTTTCCAGATCGATAATTAACTTATCGAGGTCGGTGCGCTGCTCAACACGAGCGGCCTCAACCGAGTAGGAAACACGGCGAACAGGGCTGAAGGTGGCATCCAGCTGCAGGCGGCCAATAGCACGTGTCTCTTCATCTGAGCCACGAGCGTCAGCCGGTTCGTAACCACGACCCAGCGCTACCTTAAGCTGAATTTTCAGCTCGGCACCTTCATTGACATGAGCAATGACGTGATCCGGGTTGACGATTTCGACGCTATGATCAAGCGCAATGTCGCCAGCGGTGACGACAGCTGGGCCCTGCTTGTTCAGCGAGAGCACCGCCTCATCGCGGCTGTGCATCTTGATCGCAACATCTTTCAAGTTCAGGAGGATTTCGATGACATCTTCCTGCACCCCTTCGAGTGCACTGTATTCGTGCTCTACACCGGCAATTTCAGCCTCTACCACGGCAGCGCCGGGCATGGACGAAAGCAGAATGCGACGAAGTGCATTCCCCAGGGTGTGGCCAAATCCGCGCTCGAACGGTTCGAGAACGATTTTGGCATGATGTGCGCTGATTTCTTCGACCTTGATGTCGCGAGGGCGAAGAAACTCTGTCACTGAACGCTGCAT
This genomic window from Halomonas sp. TD01 contains:
- the rplQ gene encoding 50S ribosomal protein L17 encodes the protein MRHRKSGRHLNRTSSHRQAMFKNMSVSLVEHEVIKTTLPKAKELRRVIEPLITLAKQDSVANRRLAFARTRSKEAVGKLFNELGPRYAERPGGYIRILKCGYRTGDNAPMAFVELVDRPVVEEAAAEE
- a CDS encoding DNA-directed RNA polymerase subunit alpha; protein product: MQRSVTEFLRPRDIKVEEISAHHAKIVLEPFERGFGHTLGNALRRILLSSMPGAAVVEAEIAGVEHEYSALEGVQEDVIEILLNLKDVAIKMHSRDEAVLSLNKQGPAVVTAGDIALDHSVEIVNPDHVIAHVNEGAELKIQLKVALGRGYEPADARGSDEETRAIGRLQLDATFSPVRRVSYSVEAARVEQRTDLDKLIIDLETDGTLDPEEAIRRSATILQEQLAAFVDLEADKEQEVEEEEDLVDPILLRPVDDLELTVRSANCLKAENIYYIGDLIQRTEVELLKTPNLGKKSLNEIKDVLAARGLSLGMRLENWPPASLKDDKASA